Below is a window of Megalopta genalis isolate 19385.01 chromosome 7, iyMegGena1_principal, whole genome shotgun sequence DNA.
GCGCAAAAAGAGTGAGAATGCAAGCACGGTAAAGTGAGACAAGCTACATTGTTCGTCGGTATGACTTGTTTTGCTTGCGGTTGCGCTGATACCGTACTCTCTTGCTCACTCGGAACTTCCTCTCTTTGTCTAGAACCGCGAGAGCAGCACTGTTTAGCTGTGAAGCATCAACCAATCAGATTTCTCTACCTGCTTCATGCTATTAAGCTGGTTGCCCCCGCTTCACTCACTAAGGTGAGGCACTACTATAGTTGACAGTACTTTTTTCGAGTTCCTTTCTCATACCTAATAGAAAACGCTGATGGCTCCATTTCGTATTTGTCAAACAGCTGCACATCTTTGGATGATACCATTTCTGTAATCAAATCTGTATGGCCAGATACCGACCTGCCGAATCCGTAAAGTCACGTGACTACCCTAGCCCCTTAAAACCAGTTTAACGAGCAGCTGATCTTTGATATCCAATCACTATGTCCAAGGCGGAAGATGTGTGATGGCCGTATTTTACCACATATTTGCAGGGAAACACGGCTTCAAAAAACTACAAAAATCACGAAAGAAACACTTTAATACAAGATGAATACCTTGATCCATACAAAAGCAAGGGTAGTTGGCCATGGTAAAACAATCCGACGTATGTACAATTCATTCTATTCTATAATAAATGTAGAATTATGGTATATAAATTTCCAAAGCGTGCTTTTTACATATCGTacatgttatatttatataacaggTAAATTTTTTAATAGAACTATTAATATCTGTTTGAAATCGGCAAAAACTTTCCATGCTATTCGAACGTTTTCACTTTCTTAGGCTTACaatttacataattatttaaGTGGTAGGTTATGTTGTGAAATAAGTTTTAATAATAGCGGTTTCGTATATTCACGATATAATACTACATACTATTGAACGGCAACTTTATCGTCGATAGCGTGTTTTatggtattattatatatataccatTATGGTATCCTGTTAAAAATCGCAGCCGTTAGAAtaattatttaacaattttgtgtattgtatataatattttacagaATATggctgtttcaaattatggtACAATACCAGTCAAATAAATGGAAGTTTAGCACTCGTTTACACTGGTAAAAAAGATTCGTGGGACAATAGATTATTGATACACTCCAAACTAAGAGGAGGCTGTAACACTATAAGTATACCATATTTACAACTTcgcacattttatgcaacgcCGATATGGAACGGGCAAGAATCATCTTCCAAAGTGGAGGACACAGTAAAAaatatcaaagaacaaaaagattTGAAAGATAAAACAGAGGGAACCGTTGCTCAGACTACTACAAAAGCTGTAGTAGAGAAAGTAACGATATGGCAGAAAATCAAGGGGGAAATTATTCATTACTACCATGGGTTTAGATTATTGGGTCTGGATATGAAAATTTCAGCAAAATTAGTTTGGCGAATTTTGCACGGCAAAGAACTTAGTAGAAGGGAGCACAGATTGGTAACTTAGCAATTGATGTTTTGTACTTCGATAGACTATACATATTGACATTTAATTGACTCAACTATTGTGATCGATAACTGTTTTCAGCTTATAAAAACAACTGGAGACATGTTCAGGCTAATTCCCTTCTCTGTTTTCATCATTGTTCCTTTTATGGAGTTCCTATTGCCAATTGCTATCAAGCTTTTCCCTGGCTTGCTACCATCTACCTTCCAAACAGCTACAGAAAAAGAAGACAAATTGAAACAAGCATTGAAGGTCAGAATTTATCTCTATCatgtgtaaacaattttatccgAATTTTATCGTCGAGTATCTCATTTCAGATCAAAATCGAGATGGCTAAATTTTTACAAAAAACATTGGACGATATGGCAGTGCAATCATCAGACTACAAATCAAAGAAGGCCAAAGAATTCGCAGAATTTTTCTATAATGTTCGGAGTTCCGGCACCCCAGCATCGAACGAAGATATTATGCAATTTAGCAAACTCTTCGAAGACGAAATTACGTTAGACTCTCTTTCCCGACCACAATTGGTCGCATTGTGTAGAGTTCTGGATGTACAGACTCTAGGAACAACGAATTTCTTACGATTCCTGCTTCGAATGAGACTCAGAAGTCTTGCAGCGGACGACAAGGTGCTCAGTCTTTTCTAGATTGGAGTTCTATCCTTCGTACGTCTTGTAACATATTATATTCCATCTTGTCTACAACTTGCATACTTTTTTTAGCTGATAGAGAAAGAAGGTCTCGATTCTCTAACCAGAAGCGAGTTGCAGCAAGCGTGCAGAGCAAGAGGAATGCGGGCATACGGTTTGCCGGAAAGCAAATTAAAGGAGCAATTGTCTCAATGGCTGGATCTTAGTTTAAACAAGAAGGTCCCGCCATCTTTATTGCTTCTCTCGCGAGCACTGATGGTCCCGGAGACGATACCTATGTCGGACAAGTTGAAGGCTACCATTTCAGCCCTTCCTGATACTGTTGTCGCACGTACTCAGGGCGCAATCGGTGAAAAGGAGGGCAAAATGGATCATAAGACGAATATCGAGATCATTAAGATGGAAGAACGCAAGATCGAGGAAGAGCGGCAAGAGAAGAAAGAGATCGACCCGCAACCAACAGTGTCTACATACAAACCTGACGAAATTACAAATACAGACGTGAAAGTATTAGAGCAGGCTTTGGATAGTATTGGGAAGGTTTGTACAAACAAAAATTTGATGAATTAGTCTAGTAGATAGAATTGATATTTACAGAGGAATAATTTTACAAAGGACAAGAAGTCGATGTCGGTGGAGAAGGAGGAGCTGAAGGAACTGAAGGAAGAAATGGCCGAGTACCAGGAGGACATAAAAGAGCTTCACGAGATTAAAGCTGCCGCAAAGGGTCAAGAGGACATAGAAGACATCAAGGAGTCCAAGGGTGCTAAACGATTATTCAATAAAGTGAATAAGATGATCCGAAAAATGGACGAGGTTCTGGAACAGCTGGAATCTgagaaaattaaacaaaaagCTGGTACCATCGACGTGGAAAAATCCCCCTCCGCCAAGAGTGCGGAGGAATTGGTTAAGATAGAAGAACTAATTACAGCCATTAAGAAAATTCAAAATGTACCCGATGAGCATCGATTAGATCGCATAGTAGAAATCTTAGCGAAAATGGATGATGACAGGGACGGATCTATAAAGATTGAAGACGTTCTCAAGGTAATATATATGACTATTTAAAAGTTTAGTTTCTGTAAAGtacaatataaatttttattacctATTTATAGGTAGTGGAATTAATTGGAAAGGAAGATATTAAGTTAAGTAAGAAGCAAGTACACGAACTCATCGAATTAATTGATAAAGAGGAAATACTGGAAGTAGAAGAACAGATACAGAAGTCATTGCAGAAGGACTCGACAGCTGAGACGGAAAAGCCATCTCAAGAAAAGTATGTTGCACCAAAATCTCCTGTTCCTGCTACGCCAGTAACTACTGAAAAAGATTTTGGCAAAGAGGAACTGGACGAAGACTATGGAGCACGCTCGCCCGAACAGGCAAGAGAAAAAGCGGTTCTTAAGAGTGACTCCTCTTCCGATCCAGTGAGAAATCCTTCGTTAACCCCTGGCGTCCCACCGACGACAAAAAAAGCGGAAGGCTCTAAGCAGCTATGATCACCGCAcaataaactataaattaatgtatgtaattattaatacaatCTTTATATCAGACCTTAATCGAAGGCGATATTGCGTTATTAtctctataaatatttttacgcaTACATTTCTTTAGCGAATGGGTTTCTACATATAAACTTGCACTATATATATAGTGGAAGTTTTTTAAGAAGGCTTCGGACACATGGAAGTCTTCCTAGAATAACTCCAATAGTTACATGTATGCTTTAACAGGCTTCATAATGAAATGCTGACacatacatgatctatctttgGTAATATAGAACAATTTTACTATGAACATTAGAAAAGAACCTTTATCCAACTTTTGTATTTATTACTACAGCAGATTCTGAATTTTTTTCATTAAGACTGCGATGCATTTAATAGCATCAATGTGGTATTTGGTCTCTGGGAATTGCAAATTGTGCTGGTCACAAAAAAAAACGTTATTCTGCTtacaaaatttttaattgaCAACGGAAAAagaatttttctttaaattgtgCGTGACAATACTTTAATTATCTAATTAACAACGAAATTATTTTACGAGCACtttgttttttgttttaacGAAGCTCAATTCCAAAATATTGTACTACCGTAAGGAATCATTCCATCTGTCTGAGTATTGACTATTGTTACAGAATTATTAATTGCAACTATGAACCTCTGTGATCGAGGTTTAAGGAAAAGTATAATGTACATTTATAGATAACATAATTTTATTAACTGTAAATTACATGAACAGGGATTATTGTCCACCATGTGTATGTATTGAATATAAAGAGAATATTTATATAAGGCATACAACATTTAACTACTAAATAGTACCTTGCATACgagagaaaaattaaaaattagaccttaattgaatttgaaagtaaacaaattaataaaaatgagaatGAAACACTGCTAAGATATACAATTTAGAATCGTCGAAGTAATGATGAAACGGAAGCGATAAGATTAATTTGATTTAACTTATGTAGTAGTGTACATATACTTGCACAAAGTTACAGTATGAATCATATGTTATTATGTAATAGTTATACCAGTTTCAAGAGGAAAGGAACATAGATAGTATTTGATGCCCTAAACGACATTCAATTTTTTACTTTTGCGCATTAAACTGCCTATTCATGTAATAAGCTATTTgtgtaaaagaaaatataatagtCTTACTCAAAAAGTACTTCTCCTAAGTTAAGTGtatgattatttttattaaagatGTTCACGTACAGTCATTGTTATTTTCACACACCCATTGTCTCATAATCTATAAACAATAATCGTTTTAtatgttttatttaattatttgtaatatttatgtCAGTTCTTTTTTTACATTTGCTTGCGACAATAATATGCAATTGCCtgtgtttgtttcgtttggtttcATTTGAAACAGTCAGGTAAATATTAAAAGAGTGCCGATAAAGTGTTCACATACACTGTACGTCTGTATGTAATATGCGAATGAACAGAAACAGAAATTTTTGAAAGTACAATCGTGCACCAATTCCGGTGCAAACCAGACTTATCTACTGTCCAAGGTGGATGAGAATAAAAAGAACATTCGAATGAtaagtaaaaatttatttattaaaaatcgtGAGCTGTGACAAGAGTACTAAAATGAAAAGACACGGTAAACATTTAAAGAGGGTGGGAGTGATTTTTGGTTTGTAACATATGTAGATATAGACATAGACCGAAATAGGTTCGCTCTGCCGGTTACCTCGGTATTTGTGTATTATTCGCCAGTTCCGCGTAAGTGTAACTTGAATCGCAATGACTGCATTAAGCGGATTTATGGAGTTCTTTCAAAAAGGAAAGGTAATTTCTCTGTACGCTGTTTTAATTAACATTCAAACGTGTATTCTAACCTGTCACACAGTGTTATTGATTATTTCCACGCACATATTCGTTCTGACAGGTTTGAATTCAAAAAAATTATTCTATTCatctaaatttatttaaatattattatcttcTTGTTATACGCTGTTAGCAAGTCTTTATATCtataaaatacattttacaaattatttatgATCTTAATGTTTCCTTCAATTCGACACTCTAGACATTTAGACCAAAGAAGAAATTTGCACACGGAACGTTGCGATATTCTTTGCACAAACAAGCACAAGCTTCACTTAATTCTGGGATTAATTTAAGGTCTGTTGTGAAACTACCACCTGGGGAGGATCTTAATGATTGGATCGCTGTTCATGGTACTTGATGACTTCATCAAAgaaaaattatacatatactatTTCTTTCTAATGTTCAATATCATAATTTCAGTGGTAGACTTCTTTAATAGAATAAATCTAATATATGGTACTATTTCTGAATACTGTGATTCTGCATCTTGTCCCACCATGAGTGGTGGTGCTCGGTTTGAATATTTATGGGCAGATggtgaaaaatataaaaagccTACTGCATTGCCAGCACCACAATATGTTAGCCTCCTTATGGATTGGATAGAAGCACAAATTAATAATGAAAACATATTTCCAGTTTCAACAGGTATTGTGTTTTAAcattaaaaatgttaatttctatattttatatgacaaaattcatttttagatGTACCATTTCCGAAAACGTTTGTACCTTTGTGTAGAAAAattttaaca
It encodes the following:
- the Letm1 gene encoding leucine zipper and EF-hand containing transmembrane protein 1 yields the protein MNTLIHTKARVVGHGKTIRQYGCFKLWYNTSQINGSLALVYTGKKDSWDNRLLIHSKLRGGCNTISIPYLQLRTFYATPIWNGQESSSKVEDTVKNIKEQKDLKDKTEGTVAQTTTKAVVEKVTIWQKIKGEIIHYYHGFRLLGLDMKISAKLVWRILHGKELSRREHRLLIKTTGDMFRLIPFSVFIIVPFMEFLLPIAIKLFPGLLPSTFQTATEKEDKLKQALKIKIEMAKFLQKTLDDMAVQSSDYKSKKAKEFAEFFYNVRSSGTPASNEDIMQFSKLFEDEITLDSLSRPQLVALCRVLDVQTLGTTNFLRFLLRMRLRSLAADDKLIEKEGLDSLTRSELQQACRARGMRAYGLPESKLKEQLSQWLDLSLNKKVPPSLLLLSRALMVPETIPMSDKLKATISALPDTVVARTQGAIGEKEGKMDHKTNIEIIKMEERKIEEERQEKKEIDPQPTVSTYKPDEITNTDVKVLEQALDSIGKDKKSMSVEKEELKELKEEMAEYQEDIKELHEIKAAAKGQEDIEDIKESKGAKRLFNKVNKMIRKMDEVLEQLESEKIKQKAGTIDVEKSPSAKSAEELVKIEELITAIKKIQNVPDEHRLDRIVEILAKMDDDRDGSIKIEDVLKVVELIGKEDIKLSKKQVHELIELIDKEEILEVEEQIQKSLQKDSTAETEKPSQEKYVAPKSPVPATPVTTEKDFGKEELDEDYGARSPEQAREKAVLKSDSSSDPVRNPSLTPGVPPTTKKAEGSKQL
- the Mob3 gene encoding MOB kinase activator 3, which produces MTALSGFMEFFQKGKTFRPKKKFAHGTLRYSLHKQAQASLNSGINLRSVVKLPPGEDLNDWIAVHVVDFFNRINLIYGTISEYCDSASCPTMSGGARFEYLWADGEKYKKPTALPAPQYVSLLMDWIEAQINNENIFPVSTDVPFPKTFVPLCRKILTRLFRVFVHVYIHHFDRIVAIGAEAHVNTCYKHFYYFVTEFELINTKELEPLAEMTAKVCKDTSPTQTPSHNPR